The Drechmeria coniospora strain ARSEF 6962 chromosome 02, whole genome shotgun sequence genome has a segment encoding these proteins:
- a CDS encoding Ribosomal protein L38e gives MPKEVGDIKKFIEICRRKDASSARIKKNKKANNVKFKVRCQKHLYTLVLKDTDKAEKLKQSLPPNLQITDVSKKN, from the exons ATGCCCAAGGAAGTTGGTGATATCAAAAAG TTCATCGAGATCTGCCGTCGGAAGGACGCTTCCT CCGCGCGGATCAAGAAGAACAAAAAGGCCAACAACGTCAAGTTCAAGGTCCGCTGCCAGAAGCACCTGTACACGCTGGTGCTCAAGGACACCGACAAGGCCGAGAAGTTGAAGCAGAGCCTGCCTCCCA ACCTGCAGATCACCGACGTTTCCAAGAAGAACTAA